From Desulfovibrio inopinatus DSM 10711, the proteins below share one genomic window:
- a CDS encoding glycoside hydrolase family 26 protein yields MKTMLTCLMSILLFAPTSSIAAEPLLFGVTLDGLPIVESRLHDISNHIGKKPSLVVFFLQWPESPTRGWFPQETFDAILRFGAIPCLTWEPMYYKDDKEHMIAAKAITDGTFDSYIDMMASRLKALRKPVYLRFGHEMNLARYHWGVSASQYNEKAPLAYQSMYRHIRNRFRRLKADNVKFVFCPNAESQPHPVYNGATWNTASAYFPGKSDVDIFGMDGYNWGTTQTKEQHGWDSTFRSFADIFSPLHEELTRLSKNTPIFVFETASADQGGDKTLWLQNAIATMQSWGIRGFCWFEANKEVDWRLDEAAHAILTKP; encoded by the coding sequence ATGAAAACAATGCTGACCTGTCTGATGAGTATTTTACTCTTTGCCCCAACCTCCTCCATTGCTGCTGAACCTCTTCTTTTCGGCGTTACACTTGATGGGCTTCCCATCGTCGAATCTCGACTTCACGACATAAGCAATCATATTGGAAAAAAGCCGTCTTTGGTTGTGTTCTTTTTACAATGGCCGGAATCGCCCACGAGAGGATGGTTCCCGCAAGAAACATTCGATGCCATTCTTCGATTCGGTGCAATCCCCTGCCTCACCTGGGAGCCGATGTATTACAAGGATGACAAAGAGCATATGATAGCGGCGAAAGCCATTACAGACGGCACATTTGATAGCTATATCGACATGATGGCAAGCCGACTTAAAGCACTCAGAAAACCTGTCTACCTTCGTTTTGGACACGAAATGAATTTGGCACGTTACCATTGGGGCGTATCAGCCTCACAATACAACGAGAAGGCTCCCCTTGCGTATCAAAGCATGTATCGACACATCCGAAACCGATTCCGACGGCTCAAAGCCGACAACGTCAAATTTGTTTTCTGTCCCAATGCAGAGTCTCAACCACATCCCGTCTATAACGGGGCAACATGGAACACCGCCTCAGCATATTTTCCAGGAAAAAGTGATGTCGATATCTTCGGGATGGACGGATATAATTGGGGAACAACACAAACGAAAGAACAGCACGGATGGGACAGCACCTTCCGATCATTTGCCGACATTTTTAGTCCACTGCACGAAGAATTAACGCGTCTCTCAAAAAATACCCCGATCTTTGTCTTTGAAACGGCCAGCGCCGATCAGGGTGGAGACAAAACTCTCTGGCTTCAAAACGCCATCGCAACCATGCAATCTTGGGGTATACGAGGATTCTGTTGGTTCGAAGCCAACAAAGAAGTGGATTGGAGACTTGATGAAGCAGCTCACGCAATTCTCACGAAGCCCTAA
- a CDS encoding glycosyltransferase family 2 protein — protein MKAVRLLLTIFLALAMLSIFGYLGVRTMLYFSAQYGVFEKITAAFLLFAEGFTMLHAFGYFLNIFHVMTTPKQSRLSTNAVPELHDYPPIAVIVSSFHEPIEVVEDTLICFYNMTYPNKHIYFLDDTRYDRPNADPQEMAAYRAEVDAMCQRIGVNLFRRRWRGAKAGMINDFLDFIQGKIREGFEFQSFEDTARTEREKYILVFDADQNPFPDFAEPLVAFMEANQGLAFIQTPQYYTNFEINRVAHGAGLQQAVFYEYICEGKSMQDAMFCCGTNVIFRVQALVDVGGFEESSVTEDFATSLKFHLHNWHSAYLNKICAFGLGPEDLGGYFKQQFRWALGTVGLFRTVLKNFVLHPFSLTGWKWWEYFLSGTHYFVGWVFFIMMISPILYLFLNIPSYFVNPELYFLFFCPYIILTLSLFFFTLSQRRYRLIELAQGIVLQAITFPVFMRASLLGIIGIRGSFGVTPKGSGQAMPLLFLWPQLTMAIACFAAIIWAINRIYFERTDVVPIAANAFWCFYHFCILSTALYFNNPIIKRGQKEDAS, from the coding sequence ATGAAAGCAGTTCGACTCTTACTGACAATCTTTCTGGCTTTGGCCATGTTATCAATCTTTGGCTACCTCGGCGTGCGTACGATGCTTTATTTCTCGGCGCAGTACGGTGTGTTTGAAAAAATTACCGCCGCTTTTCTGCTGTTCGCAGAAGGCTTCACCATGCTCCACGCCTTTGGATATTTTCTGAACATTTTCCATGTGATGACCACCCCAAAACAATCACGTCTTTCCACAAATGCCGTCCCGGAACTTCACGACTATCCTCCTATCGCTGTGATTGTGTCGTCCTTCCACGAACCAATTGAAGTGGTTGAAGACACGCTTATCTGTTTCTACAATATGACCTACCCCAACAAACACATCTATTTTCTTGATGATACTCGCTACGATCGACCCAATGCAGACCCGCAAGAAATGGCTGCGTATCGGGCAGAAGTTGATGCCATGTGTCAACGCATCGGGGTCAACTTATTTCGACGCCGTTGGCGCGGTGCAAAAGCCGGCATGATCAATGACTTTCTCGATTTTATTCAGGGTAAAATTCGTGAAGGGTTTGAATTTCAGTCTTTTGAAGATACGGCACGAACAGAGCGAGAAAAGTACATTTTAGTATTCGACGCCGATCAAAATCCGTTCCCTGATTTTGCAGAGCCACTCGTTGCCTTTATGGAAGCAAATCAAGGTCTCGCCTTCATCCAAACACCACAGTATTACACCAACTTTGAAATTAATCGCGTTGCGCACGGGGCAGGCCTGCAACAAGCGGTCTTTTATGAATATATATGCGAAGGGAAAAGCATGCAGGACGCAATGTTCTGCTGTGGTACAAACGTCATTTTCCGAGTCCAGGCACTCGTCGATGTCGGTGGTTTCGAAGAGTCTTCAGTCACGGAGGACTTCGCGACATCGCTCAAATTCCATCTCCATAACTGGCATTCCGCCTATCTCAACAAAATTTGCGCTTTTGGACTTGGACCGGAAGATCTTGGAGGGTATTTCAAACAACAATTTCGTTGGGCTCTGGGCACCGTCGGGCTCTTTCGAACGGTTTTAAAGAACTTTGTCCTCCATCCTTTCTCGTTAACCGGCTGGAAGTGGTGGGAATATTTCCTTTCCGGCACACATTATTTTGTCGGATGGGTCTTCTTTATTATGATGATCAGTCCTATTCTCTATTTATTCCTCAACATTCCAAGTTATTTTGTTAATCCGGAATTATATTTCCTCTTTTTCTGCCCCTACATTATTTTAACATTATCCCTATTTTTCTTCACATTAAGTCAACGCCGATACCGCCTTATTGAGCTGGCACAAGGTATTGTTCTCCAAGCCATTACCTTCCCCGTATTTATGCGAGCGTCTCTTCTCGGCATCATTGGTATCCGTGGCTCATTTGGCGTTACACCCAAAGGCTCCGGACAAGCCATGCCGTTGCTCTTCTTGTGGCCACAGCTCACCATGGCCATAGCATGTTTTGCGGCCATAATTTGGGCAATAAACCGAATATATTTCGAGCGAACCGATGTGGTTCCCATAGCGGCAAATGCCTTCTGGTGCTTTTACCACTTCTGTATTCTCTCCACCGCACTTTATTTCAATAATCCAATCATCAAGAGAGGACAAAAAGAGGATGCATCATGA